A stretch of Amycolatopsis tolypomycina DNA encodes these proteins:
- a CDS encoding M15 family metallopeptidase encodes DVAPSILQDIRYDTPHNFVGQRIDGYRRPMCILTRQAAEGLRKVQAQVVRQGYTLKVYDCYRPQRAVDHFVRWAKDLADEKMKAEFYPNVAKDRLFADGYIAEKSGHSRGSTMDLTLVRIPPPVQRPYRPGEPLVPCFAPRDQRFPDNTVDMGTGYDCFDPLATDNPAISGAARQHRDLLRSTMAAAGFRNLPEEWWHFTLNGEPFRTPTSTSRSRGSLH; translated from the coding sequence CGACGTGGCGCCGTCGATCCTGCAGGACATCCGCTACGACACGCCGCACAACTTCGTCGGACAGCGCATCGACGGGTACCGCCGTCCGATGTGCATCCTGACCCGGCAGGCCGCCGAAGGCCTGCGGAAGGTGCAGGCCCAGGTCGTCCGGCAGGGGTACACGCTCAAGGTGTACGACTGCTACCGGCCGCAGCGGGCCGTCGACCACTTCGTGCGGTGGGCCAAGGACCTCGCCGACGAGAAGATGAAGGCGGAGTTCTACCCGAACGTCGCCAAGGACCGGCTCTTCGCCGACGGGTACATCGCCGAGAAGTCCGGGCACAGCCGCGGCAGCACGATGGACCTCACCCTCGTGCGCATCCCGCCGCCGGTCCAGCGGCCGTACCGCCCGGGCGAGCCGCTCGTGCCCTGCTTCGCGCCGCGGGACCAGCGGTTCCCCGACAACACCGTCGACATGGGCACCGGTTATGACTGCTTCGACCCGCTCGCCACCGACAACCCGGCGATCTCCGGCGCCGCGAGGCAGCACCGCGACCTCCTGCGTTCGACGATGGCCGCGGCGGGCTTCCGCAACCTGCCCGAGGAGTGGTGGCACTTCACCCTGAACGGCGAACCGTTCCGGACACCTACTTCGACTTCCCGGTCGCGGGGCAGCCTGCACTGA